Genomic DNA from Deltaproteobacteria bacterium:
GCTGCGGACGATGCACCTGCGGCGCCGCTCTGACTCGAGCCGCATCACCGGTGCCCACGACCCGCGGGTCTTCCCGTTCGGGGCCTGGCTGCGGGCCGTGAAGCTGGACGAACTCCCTCAGCTCTGGAACGTGCTGCGCGGCGAGATGGCGCTGGTCGGCCCGCGCCCCGAGGATCCGGCCATCGTGACGCGGCTGTACACGGCGCTCGGCCTCGAAACGCTCGCTGTCCGCCCCGGGCTCGCGAGCCCGGGGAGCATCTACAGCTCGACGCACGGCGCCGCGTTGCTCGTCGGAACGGACCCGGAGGCGGCCTACGCGGCGCACCTGCTGCCGCTCAAGCTCGCGCTCGACGTGGTGTACGTGCGCCGCGCCTCGCTCTGGTACGACGCCCGCATCGTGGGGCGGACGCTGTGGGTGATCGTCACGACACTGGTCGGCCGGCGCCGCTTCCCGGATCCCCCCGAGCTGGTCGAGGCGCGCCGCCTGCTCGCCGAGAGCGGCGCGGCGTCGGCGCAACGCCCCGCCACGGAGCTGTAAGACAACTACGACAAACCGACTTTCCCGTCGACGTCAGTTATGGTCCGCGTTCAAGGCACGGCTCGTGCCTCGCCCCTATCGCATGAACCGCCTCCTCGTCGGTCTCCTGTCTTTCGCCGTGCTACTCGTTATGACGACCTGCCGGGACGACCAGAGTTTTCGGATCCCGACGGCCGTATCGCGCCCGCCGGCCGCCGACCTCGCTGCGGGCACCGGTCCGGTCACGTTGGTCGGGGCCGGCAACATCGCCTTTTGCGGCCAGCCCGGCGCCGCCGCGACGGCGCTCCTGCTCGACTCGATTCCGGGGACGGTGTTCGGCGCCGGCGACAACGCGTACGACAAGGGCACCCTCACGCAGTACAACACGTGCTACGGAGTCACGTGGGGGCGGCAGAAGGCGCGTACCCAACCGGCACCGGGCGACCTGGACTATAAGACCGCCAACGCGAGCGGCTACTTCGGCTATTTCGGCGCCGCGGCGGGCGACCCCAAACAAGGCTATTACAGCTACGACCTCGGCGCGTGGCACGTCGTTGTACTGAACAGCGGCAGCCCGTCCCTGGTCCCGACGACCGCGACGTCGGCGCAGGTGCAGTGGCTCAAGGCCGATCTCGCCGCGCACCCGGCGCATTGTACCCTGGCCTACTGGCATCACCCCCTCTTCGACTCCAAAGACAACCCGAACGCCAACATCCGGCCCCTGTGGGACGCGCTGTACGCCGCCGGCGTGGACGTCGTGGTGAACGCCCACTACGGCTTTTACGAGCGGTTCGCGCCTCAGACGCCGGCCGGTGCGGCCGATCCGGCGGGCGGCATCCGTGAGTTCGTGGCCGGAACTGGCGGGGCGCTGGTCACCCCGTTCGGTACCACACGGCCGAACAGCCAGGTGCGGAACAGTGGTACGTTCGGCGTCTTGAAGCTCACGCTCGACGACGCCACCTACAGCTGGCAGTTCGTGCCGGTCGCAGGAAAGACGTTCACTGACAACGGGACGACCGCGTGTCACGGCGCACGGCCGACCGTGAGCGGGGGCCCCGACATCACGACGAATCCGGGCGACACGGTCACCCTTTCCGCCAGCTTCAGCGATCCCGATCCCAGCGATGGCCCGTGGGGATACACGGTCAACTGGGGCGACGGCACGTCGAGCACCGGCAGCACGGCGAGCCAGGCCGCGCCGATCAGCGCGGCGCACGTGTATTCGACCGTGGCGTCCTTCCGCGTGCCCGTGACAGTGACGAACAGCGGCGGTATCTCCGGGATGGACACGGTAGCCGTCACCGTGGTTGCACCGCCTGTCTTAGTGGGCGCCGGAGATATCGCCGACTGCACGAGGAACCAGGATTCGCTCACCGCGAAGCTGATG
This window encodes:
- a CDS encoding sugar transferase — its product is CGRIPTPARSRRCATARGRGATSSVWTPPRYSSPSVARCAVAKRLVEVVLAALAAVVTAPLVALAAVGIRLSSAGPVLYRAERVGRDRRPFIMFKLRTMHLRRRSDSSRITGAHDPRVFPFGAWLRAVKLDELPQLWNVLRGEMALVGPRPEDPAIVTRLYTALGLETLAVRPGLASPGSIYSSTHGAALLVGTDPEAAYAAHLLPLKLALDVVYVRRASLWYDARIVGRTLWVIVTTLVGRRRFPDPPELVEARRLLAESGAASAQRPATEL